The DNA segment CGAACTGAATGACTTGCGCGTCGTCGGCTTCCAGCCGGCGGAAAAGTTTCTGCCTACCCTCGAGCGCATCCTGCGCTAATTTTCAGGAGTTCCCATGTTCACGGGCATCATCACCGCCGTCGGAAAAATCAGCCATGTCCAGCCGCTCGAAAAGGGCCTGCGCCTCACCATCAAGGCACCCGGCCTCAAGCTCGGCGATGTTGCGCTGGGTGATTCGATCGCCCACGGCGGCGTCTGCCTGACCGTCATCGCGAAGAAGAAGGACAGCTATCAGGTCGATGTCTCGCGCGAGACGCTGGATTGCACGGTCGGCCTCGACGCGGCGGGCGGCGAAGTCAATCTGGAGAAGGCCATGCGCCTCTCGGATTTCATCGGCGGCCATCTGGTCTCGGGCCACGTCGACGGTGTCGGCGAGGTAGAGAAGTTCGAGCCGGTCGGCGAATCGCATGAACTGGTGATCAAGGCACCGAAGGGCCTGGCGAAATACATTGCGCGCAAGGGCTCGATCGTCGTCGATGGCGTCTCGCTGACGACAAATCGCGTCAAAGGCCGCAGGTTCTCCATCAACCTGATTCCGCACACCGTCGAAGTGACCGCGTTGAAACGCCTGCACCCCGGTGCGAAGGTCAATCTCGAAATCGACCTGATCGCACGCTACGTCGAACGCATGCTGTCGGCCGGCGCGGCGTAAAATGCACCCCTTCCAAATTTTGGTACTTCCGACATGAGCATCAGCCCCGTTCTCGATATCGTCGCCGACATGCGCGCCGGCCGCATGGTCATTCTGGTCGATGAAGAAGACCGCGAAAACGAAGGCGACCTGGTCCTCGCCGCCGACCATGTGACGCCCGAAGCGATCAACTTCATGGCCAAGCACGGGCGCGGCCTGATCTGCCTGACGCTGACCGAGGCGCGCTGCCGCCAGCTCGACCTGCCCCTGATGGTGCGCGACAACAAGGCCCAGCATGGCACCGCCTTCACCATGTCGATCGAGGCCGCCGAGGGCGTCACCACCGGCATCTCGGCGCAGGATCGTTCGCGCACGGTGCAAGCCGCCGTGGCGAAGAACGCCAAACCCGCCGACATCGTCCAGCCCGGCCACATCTTCCCGCTGATGGCGCAAAACGGCGGCGTGCTGGTGCGCGCCGGCCATACCGAAGCCGGCTGCGACTTCGCCGCGATGGCCGGCTGCGAACCCGCCGCCGTGATCTGCGAAATCCTCAAGGACGACGGCACCATGGCGCGCCTGCCGGACCTGCTCGAATTCGCCGCCGAGCACAAGCTCAAGATCGGCACCATCCGCGACCTGATCCAGCATCGTTCGGAAACCGAAAAGCTGATCGAGTGCGTCGCCGACAAACTGGTCGAAAGCGCGCAAGGCGCCTTCCGCCTGCGCGCCTTTGCCGACCGCAGCAGCGGCGACGTGCATCTGGCCCTGTCCTGCGGCGAGATCACCCCCGGCGAGGAAACCCTGGTGCGCGTGCATGAATCGATCTGCGTCATGGACTTCCTCGATCGCAACAATTGCCGCCACACCTACGGCGTCGATTTCGCGCTGCGCTCGATTGCGCAGGAAGGGCGCGGCGTGCTGGTACTGCTGCATCGCGCGGAATCCGGCAATGCCCTGCTGGCAGCCCTGAATGACGACAAGGCGACGCGGCCGGCACAGAAGTGGGACCCGCGCATCTATGGCATCGGCGCCCAGATATTGCGTGAAGTCGGCGTCGGCAAGATGCGCCTGATGGCCAGTCCGCGCAAGATGCCGAGCATGGCCGGCTTCGGGCTTGAAATCACCGGCTACTTCACGCCGACGGGAGAGAAGACGGCATGACTATTCGAGAACTGGAACCCAACATGGCCGGCCGCGGAATGCGCGTCGGCATCGCCCAGGCCCGTTTCAACGAGGACATCGGCGAGGGTCTGCGTTCGGGCTGCCTCGCCGAACTCGTTCGTCTCGGTGTCGCCGAGGCCGACATCACCTACGCCACCGTCCCCGGCGCACTGGAACTGCCGCTGACCCTGCAGGCGATGGCACAAAGCGGCCGCTTCGATGCGCTGGTGGCGCTGGGCGCGGTGATCCGCGGCGAGACCTATCATTTCGAGATCGTCTCCAACGAATCGGCGCGCGGCATCACCGACGTGCAGTTGAACACCGGCATCCCGATCGCCAATGCCGTGCTGACCACCGAGAACGACGACCAGGCGCTGGTGCGCATGGTGCAAAAGGGCACCGAGGCAGCGCAGGCCGCCATCGAAATGGCGAATCTTCTGAAGGCCGTAAAGTAGTGAGCAGCGGAAAATCGCCGCGCCGCCGCGCCCGCGAGTTCATCGTCCAGGGCCTCTACCAATGGCAGGTCGGCGGCCAGGACGAGGCGGCGATCCAGATGCAGGCGGAAGGCGTCGCCGGCTTTGACAAGGCCGATGGCGAGCTTTACACCACCCTGCTCGCCGAAGCCCGGCAGAACGTCGAAGCGCTGAAGCTCGAGCTGGCCCCGCACATCGACCGCAGCTGGGAGGAAGTGTCGCCGATCGAGCGCTGCATCCTGCTGCTCGGCGCCTGCGAACTCAAGCTGCATGTCGAAACGCCCTACCGCGTGATCATCAACGAGGCCATCGAACTGGCCAAGACCTTCGGCGGCACCGACGGCCACAAGTTCGTCAATGGCGTGCTGGACAAGCTGGCCGCGGTGTTGCGGCCGACGGAGATGCGGAAGCCCTGAGCGGCGGTTGCGATCCGTGCCCTCGGAATTCGAACTCATCGCGCGCTACTTCACGCGCGGCACCTCCCACACGAAGCTCGGCGTCGGCGACGACGGCGCGCTGATCGCCCCGACACCCGGCCAGGAACTGGTGATCTCGACCGACCTGCTGGTGGAAGGCACGCATTTTCTCGCCGACACCGATCCCGAAGCGCTGGGCTGGAAGACGCTGGCGGTGAATGTCTCCGACCTGGCCGCGATGGGCGCGCAGCCGCGCTGGGCGCTGCTGGCCGCCGTGCTGCCAGCGCCGACTCCCGACTGGATCGGGACCTTTGCGCGAGGCTTCTTCGAGTGCGCCAACCGCTACAACATCGACCTGATCGGCGGCGACACCACCCGCGGGCCGCGCGCTTTCTGCGTCACGATTCTGGGCGAAGCTCCGGCCGGGGAAGCGCTGCGGCGCGACGGCGCGCAAGCCGGCGATTCGATCTGGGTGTCGGGTTGGCCGGGACGTGCCGCGCTGGGGCTGGCCCATCTGCAGGGGCGCACGGTCCTCGTCGAACCGCAACTCGGCGAATGCCTCGCCGCGCTGCACCGTCCGCAGCCGCGCGTCGCCCTCGGCCTCGCGCTGCGTGGAGTGGCGACGGCGGCCATCGACGTTTCCGACGGGCTGCTGGCCGACCTCGGGCACATCCTCGAACAATCCGCGCGCGCCGCCCGGCTGCAGATCCCCGGCCTGCCCGCTGCGGGAATCGAGCGTGACTGCCTGCTGGCCGGCGGCGACGACTACGAACTGCTATTCACCGCACCGGCATCGCGCGACAGCGACATCGCCGCGCTGGCCGGCGAGCTGCGACTGCCGCTGACCCGCATCGGGCACATCACCGCGGGGCCGCCCGGTGAACTCGTCGTGTGCGACGATGACGGAACCGTCATCACGCCCGCACGACGCGGCTACGACCACTTTATGTCCCCGCTGGAAGCGGGGACGGTATCCTAGGATATCCAGCTTGGCAAAACTTCCCCCGCCTCCGCTCAAGTTCCTGTTCCATCACCCGGCACATTTCATCGCCTGCGGCATGGGCAGCGGGCTTTCCCGCTTCGCGCCGGGCACCGCCGGCACCGCCTTCGCCTGGCTGACGTTTCCCCTGCTGCGCATGTACCTGGAAAGCGACCTGGGCCTCGCGATCTTCCTCCTGCTGGCCTTTGCGGTCGGCGTCTCGGCCTGCCAGATCACCGGCCGCGCCCTCGGCGTGGTCGATCACGGCGCCATCGTCTGGGACGAAATCGTGCCCTTCTGGGCGGTGCTGATGCTGACGCCGCCCGAGCTGCTCTGGCAGTTGGCGGCCTTCCTCTGGTTTCGTTTCTACGACATCGTCAAACCGCAGCCGGCGAAGTTTTTCGACACGCGGGTGAAGAACGGCTTCGGCGTGATGATGGACGACGTCATCGCCGCCGGCTACACGGTGCTGACCATCGCCGTGTTCAAAGCCTTCCTGCCCTTCTGATGGACGCCGACCTCGTTGCCCTGTCGGAAGCCGTGGGTTCGGCGTGCCTCCAGCGCCGACTCCTGCTTGCCGCCGCAGAATCCTGCACCGGTGGCTGGACGGCACAAGTGATCACTCACACGGCGGGCAGTTCGGCATGGTTCGACCGGGGCTTCGTCACCTACAGCAACGAAGCCAAGCTCGAGTTGCTGGGCGTGGCGCCCGAAACCCTCCAACACTTCGGCGCCGTGAGCCCCGAAACGGCGACGGCCATGGCCGAAGGCGCACTGAAAAACTCCAAGGCGATGATTTCACTGGCTATTACCGGAATTGCCGGCCCCTCGGGTGGCTCACCTGGTAAGCCAGTGGGCACCGTATGCTTTGCCTGGTGTCGGGCGGGCGAAATCGCGGAATCGGAAACCGCGCATTTTGCCGGCGACCGCGAGGCAGTACGCCGCCAGGCGGTGGTTTTCTCCCTGCGCGGCCTGCTGGCACGACTCGACACTGCATGATCGGGCGGAGAGCGCAAAAACTGTGCCATCCATGCCATAATCGAAACAACTTTTGAAGGATGCACTTAATGGACGACAACAAGAGCAAGGCACTCCAGGCCGCCCTGGCCCAGATCGAAAAGCAGTTCGGCAAGGGCTCCATCATGAAAATGGGCGAAGGTCTCGCCACCGACGACATCCAGACCGTTTCCACCGGCTCGCTCGGGCTCGATATCGCCTTGGGCATAGGCGGCCTGCCGCGCGGCCGGGTGGTCGAGGTCTATGGACCGGAATCTTCCGGCAAGACCACCCTGTGCCTGCACGTCGTCGCCGAGATCCAGAAGGCCGGCGGCGTCGCCGCCTACATCGATGCAGAAAACGCGCTCGACCCCGGCTATGCCGCCAAGCTCGGCGTCAACGTGCCTGACCTGTTGATCTCGCAGCCCGACACCGGTGAACAGGGCCTGGAAATCACCGACATGCTGGTGCGCTCCGGCGGCGTCGACCTGATCGTGATCGACTCGGTCGCCGCGCTGACGCCGCGCGCCGAAATCGAGGGCGAAATGGGCGACCAGTTGCCCGGCCTGCAGGCGCGGCTGATGTCGCAGGCGCTGCGCAAGCTCACCGCCAACATCAAGCGCACCAACACGCTGGTGATCTTCATCAACCAGATCCGCATGAAGATCGGCGTCATGTTCGGCAACCCCGAGACCACCACCGGCGGCAACGCGCTCAAGTTCTACGCCTCGGTGCGCATGGACATCCGCCGCACCGGCGCCATCAAGAAGGGCGACGAAGTCATCGGCAACGAGACCAAGGTCAAGGTGGTCAAGAACAAGGTCGCGCCGCCCTTCCGCGAGGCCCATTTCGACATCCTCTACGGCGAGGGCATTTCGCGTCAGGGTGAAATCGTCGAACTCGGCGTCGAGCACAAGATCGTCGAAAAATCCGGCGCCTGGTATGCCTACAAGGGCGAGAAGATCGGCCAGGGCAAGGACAACGCACGCGAATTCCTGCGCGAGCATGCCGACATCGCGGTGGAGATCGAGAACCGCGTGCGCGAGGCCGTCGGCGTCGCCGCGCTGGGCAAACCGGCTACCTCTGCGGAGTAGCGGTGTCGTGAGCAGTCTGCGCCAGCGGGCGATTCGTTTGCTGGCGCAGCGTGAGCACACCAAACTTGAACTCGCACGCAAACTTGCCGCTCACGGCACTTCCGACGAAATAGATACCGTGCTGGCCGAACTGGAAACATCTCAGCTGCAATCCGACAGCCGCGCTGCCGAAAGCTATGTGCGCAGCCACGCCTCCCGCCTGGGCGCCTCGCGCCTGCGCCAGAACCTGAAAACCCGGGGCGTAAACGGCGAGTTGATCGATGTGCAACTGGCGCAAGGCGCATTGCCCGACGAACTCGAACGGGCGCGTGCCGTGTGGAGCAGGAAATTCTCCGCGGCGCCGGGCGACGCCCGGGAATGGGCGCGTCAGGCGCGCTTTCTGCAAAGCCGCGGTTTCGCCACCGACATCATCCGCCGCCTGCTCAAGGAACCGATGGGAGCTGCGGAAGAATGAGCGCCGCGCGCAGGGCCGCCCCAAGCCGACGCCAATCAAAACAACGGAGGCTGCAACAGCAGCCGAACAACCGTCACCCCCGCCCCGCGGGCGGGGGCTGGGGGGTGGGTCAATGAGCGCCACGCTCTCGGCACACAACCTGCGCAAGAAGTACAAGTCGCGAACGGTGGTGACCGACGTGTCCTTCGAGGTCGCCGCCGGCGAAGTCGTGGGTTTGCTGGGTCCCAACGGCGCCGGCAAGACCACCTGCTTCTACATGATCGTCGGCCTGGTCGCCGCCGACGGCGGCGAGATTCGGGTGGAAAGCGAAGGCGAGCAGTTGCGCCTGACCCACATGCCGATCCACCAGCGCGCCAAGCTGGGCCTGTCCTACCTGCCGCAGGAAAACTCGGTGTTCAGGAAGCTCACGGTCTCCGAGAACGTGCGTGCCGTGCTGGAACTGCAAGGTCTCGACGACGCCGCGATGGAAGAGCGCGAAGAAACCCTGCTGCAGGAACTGCACATCACCCACATCCGCAAGAACCTGGCGGCTTCGCTTTCCGGCGGCGAGCGCCGCCGCGTCGAAATCGCCCGGGCGCTGGCCACCAGTCCGCGCTTCATCCTGCTCGACGAGCCCTTTGCCGGCGTCGACCCGATTGCCGTGATCGACATCCAGAAGATCATCCGTTACCTGAAGGAAAGCGGCATCGGCGTGCTGATCACCGATCACAATGTGCGGGAAACCCTGGGCATCTGCGATCGCGCCACCATCATCAACGCCGGCGAAGTGCTTGCCGCTGGACAACCGGCCGAGATAGTCGATAATGAAAGTGTGCGTCGGGTTTATCTCGGCGAGCACTTCAGAATGTAACTACAAGAACAAGAAGCTATGAGGCAGGGACTCCAGCTCAGGCTCTCGCAGCATCTGGCACTGACGCCGCAGTTGCAGCAGTCGATCAGGCTGTTGCAGTTGTCGACGCTGGAACTCAATGCCGAGATCGATCAAGCCCTGCAGGACAATCCCCTGCTGGAGCGCGACGAACCCGAAGAGCCGGCTTTCAATCCCTCGGCAGATGCGCTGGCGACGCCGCAGACCGTCACGCCGACCGACAGCGACGAACGCCTGGAGCCGCGCGGCGGCGATGATGAAGGTTGGGGCATGGATTTTTCCGGCAGCCACGGCCAGCGCGATCCCAACGATGACGACCTCGACAGCGGCGAATCCCAGGCCGCGTCCGTTTCGCTGCGCGAGCATCTGGGCGAACAGCTGGCCATGACCCAGTTGCCCGACCGCGAACGGGCGCTGGCCGGATTTCTGATCGAAGCCCTGAACGACGACGGCTACCTGACGCAGCCGCTGGACGAATTGATCGACCTGCTGGTCGCCGACGAAGATGGCAATGGCGAAGTGCGCGAGGCGCTGCTGGAAGAACTCGGCATCGCCCTGCGCCATTTGCAGAACCTCGATCCGCCGGGCATCGGCGCGCGCAATGCGCAGGAATGCCTGGCGCTGCAACTCAACTGCCTGCCGCCTTGCGCGACCCGCAGCCTGGCGCTGGCCATCGTTGCCGATCATCTCGACCACCTCGCTGCGCGCGACTTTGCGCGCATCAAAAAGTCGCTGGGCTGCGACGACGACGAACTGCGCCTCGCGCAAACCCTGATCCGCTCGCTGAATCCGCGCCCCGGCGCGCAGTACGCGCCGGTCGATACGCGCTATGTGGTGCCCGACGTATCGGTGAAAAAGCTGCATGGACAATGGATCGTCAGCCTCAACCGCGACGCCATGCCGCGCCTGCGCATCAACCGCCTCTACGCCGACATCCTGAACCGCCATCGTGGCGGTAACGGCTCGTCCACCGGGCTCGCCACCCAGTTGCAGGAAGCCAAGTGGCTGATCAAGAATGTCCAGCAGCGCTTCGACACCATCCTGCGCGTATCGCAGGCCATCGTCGATCGCCAGCGGGCCTTCTTCGACCACGGCGAAGTGGCGATGCGGCCGCTGACCCTGCGCGAGATCGCAGAGACCGTCAAGCTTCACGAATCGACGATTTCGCGCGTGACGACGCAGAAGTATCTGGCCAGTCCGCGCGGCGTCTATGAACTCAAATACTTTTTTGGCAGCCACGTCGCCACCGATACCGGCGGCGCGGCTTCCTCAACCGCAATTCGGGCGCTGATCAAGCAATTGGTCGGCGCCGAGGACGGCAAGAAGCCGCTCTCGGATGCCCGTCTTGCGGAAATCCTCGGCGAGCAGGGCATCGTCGTGGCACGTCGCACCGTAGCGAAGTACCGCGAACTGCTCGGCATACCGCCGGTCAACCTCAGAAAAGCACTCTGAGAAATCACTTCTGACAAGGAGACATCATGAACCTCAACATTACCGGCCACCACATCGAAGTCACTCCGGCCATTCGCGAATACGTCACGGGAAAGCTCGAACGGGTGCTGCGGCATTTCGATCAGGTGACCAGCTCGCACGTCATCCTGTCGGTTGAGAAACTGCAACAGAAAGCCGAAGTAACCCTTCACGTCAAAGGCAAGGACATCTTTGCCGATGCTACCGACGCCGACCTGTATGCCGCGATCGACCTCGTGGCCGACAAGCTCGATCGCCAGGTCGTCAAGCACAAGGAAAAAGTCTCCAATCACAACCACGACAAGCGTCAGCAAGCCGAATAGGCCAGGCGTCGATGGCGGCAAGCGGACAGCGGCGGGATATTTCCCGCACGCCTGCACCGGAAACGGTATCCGCCGGATAGCGTTATACTGCGCGCCGCCTCCGCCTCCGCTCATTTGCCCGCCATTCGCCGATTGCTTCCACCATGAATCAGATCGCCCGCCTGCTGCCACTCGACAATGTGGTGGCCAATCTCGACGCCAGCAGCAAGAAACGCGTATTCGAGCAGGCGGGCATTCTGTTCGAGAATCGTCAAAGCGTCGCTCGCAGCACGGTCTATGACGCCCTGTTTGCACGCGAAAAACTGGGTTCCACCGGACTCGGCCAGGGCATCGCGATTCCCCATGGGCGCATCAAGGGCCTCAAGGCCCCGATCGGTGCGTTCTTTCGCCTCATGTCGCCGGTGCAGTTCGACGCCCCCGACGGCAAGCCGGTCGAACTGATTTTTGTGCTGCTGGTCCCGGAAGCCGCCAACGAACATCACTTGCATCTGCTCTCCGAACTGGCGCAAATGTTCTCCGACAAGAACTTTCGCGAGCAACTCGCTACCGTTCCGGATGCCGCTGCGTTGCATGGCCTCTTCGCCAATTGGGCCGCCAACTAGTCGTTTCCCAGCTGTTTGAACGCAACCGCGAGCGGCTCCAGCTCTCGTGGGTGAGCGGCCCCATGACACGGGCGATTTGCACCACGGAGCATGTGGTTTCACCTGCCGACCTCATCGGCCACCTCAATCTGATGCATCCGGAACGCCTGCAGGTGATCGGCACGCCGGAAGTCGCCTGGGCGGCCCGCCACACGCCGGAAAAGGTGGCGCACCACATGCAGGAAATCTACAACGCCAAGCCGCCGGCAATCATCGTCGCCGACGGCTGCACGATCAGCGACGAAGTCAGCAAGGGCTGCGAAGACTCCGGCACGCCATTGCTGCAAACGCCGCTTTCCTCGGCGTTCGTGATCGACACCCTGCGCACCTTCGTCTCGCGCCAGCTGGCCGAAACCGGAACATTGCACGGCGTCTTCATGGACGTGCTGGGCATGGGCGTGCTGATCACCGGCGATTCCGGCGTCGGCAAGAGCGAGCTCGGCCTCGAACTGATTTCGCGCGGGCACGGCCTGGTCGCCGACGACGTGGTCGATGTCTCGCGCATCGGCTCGGATACGCTGGAAGGTCGCTGCCCGGAGCTGCTCAAGGACTTCCTTGAAGTGCGGGGGCTGGGGTTGATCAACATCCGCACCGTTTTCGGCGAGACCTCCTGCCGGCGCAAGATGCGCCTCAAACTCATCGTGCACCTGCAAAAGCCGACGCCCGGCGTGCCGGATGCCGCCCGCCTGCCGCTCGATGCGCAGACCGAAACCATCCTCGGCGTGCCGATCCGGCGCGTCACCATCCCGGTCGCCGCCGGCCGCAACCTTGCGGTCTTGCTCGAAGCGGCGGTACGCGCCACGGTGCTGAAACTGCGCGGCATCGACAGCATGCAGGAATTTGTCGAGCGCCAGGAAGCCGCCCTCCGGGCCGATAGCGGACAGGACCCGGTCAACTAAGCCGGCGAAGCAGCGTTAGAGAAGTACGGCAACTTGAACGCTTGTTGCCGCCCATACAACCAAGGAGAACCAGAATGCGCAAACTGATCGCCATTGCTTTGACCACGCTGTTCGCTGCCAACGTCGCCTTTGCCGCGGCCGCCAAGGACGCCCCGGCGGCTCCGGCCAAGGCAGCTGAACCGGCGAAGGCGGCCGAAGCCGCGAAGCCTGCTGCTGCCCCCGCCAAACCCGCCGCCGCAAGCGACTGCGAAGCGAAGGCGGTAAGCAAGGATGGCAAACCGCTCGCCGGCGCCGCCAAGGCCGCTTCGATCAAGAAGTGCGAAGGTGCCGGCAAGCCCGCCGAAGCCAGCGGCTGCGAAGCCAAGGCCGTGAGCAAGGACGGCAAGCCGCTCGCCGGCGCCGCCAAGGGTGCCTTCATGAAGAAGTGCGAAAAGGACGCGAAGGCCAAGTAAGCCGCTTCCGCCCCATCGAACGCCGGCCCTGCAAAGGGCCGGCGTTTTTGCTTGTGTCCGCGCCAAAGCTGCGGACGGTATCCCCGCGATCGGCGCTAAAATCCCTCGCCTATCCCTGCCGAACCCGCCATGAACCCATCCCCATCCCAGCCGCCCAAGTTCGAACCCGGTGGCGATCGCATCATCCTCGTCATCGTGCTGATCGTCGTCACGGCCCTGGGCGGCATGCTCTGGAGCTTTGTCTCGCGCCAGAGCGCGCCGCGCGACGCCCCGGGGATCAAGGCGCGTCACTTGCCGCCGTCGGAACAGCCCGCGCCGCCGCCGGCAAAGCAGGTCGCCGTGCCGCCAGCGCCGACTGTTCCCATGCCTCGCTGATTCACCCCTATGCAACGGGTTGCATTGCAACTCGTTGCATAGTATTGTGCGCGGCATGGCCCTCGACCACGCCCTGCTGGTATCCCTGCTCGAAAAGCCCAGTTCCGGTTACGAACTGGCGCGCCGCTTCGACCGTTCCATCGGCTATTTCTGGCACGCCACCCACCAGCAGATTTATCGCGTGCTGTCGCGCATGGAAGCCGCGGACTGGATCGCCGCCGAAGTCGAAGCCGGCGCAACCGCACCCGATCGCAAGGTGTTTACCGTCACTGCCGCAGGCCGCGCCGAACTTTCGCGCTGGATGGCGGAACCCGTCGAGCCGGAAGGCACGCGCGACGCCCTGATGGTCAAGCTGCGCGGCGCGGCCTTCGGCGATCCGCATGCCTTGATTACCGAACTCGAACACCATCGCGCTGCACACGCCAACCGCCTGACCGCCTACCGCGTCATCGAGGCGCGCGACTTTTCAGGCGCACTGGACCCCCAGCGCGCCTTGCAATACATGGTGCTGAAAAGCGGCCTGCGCTTCGAACTGGGCTGGCTCGAATGGTGCGAAGAGGCGCTCGACCTGCTGCGCAGCATAAAACAAGTCAAACGGAGGAAGACAAAATGAGCAATCCCTACCCGCACCTGCTGGCGCCGCTGGACCTCGGCTTCACCACGCTGAAGAACCGCGTCCTGATGGGCTCGATGC comes from the Sulfuritalea hydrogenivorans sk43H genome and includes:
- the hprK gene encoding HPr(Ser) kinase/phosphatase, whose amino-acid sequence is MGRQLVVSQLFERNRERLQLSWVSGPMTRAICTTEHVVSPADLIGHLNLMHPERLQVIGTPEVAWAARHTPEKVAHHMQEIYNAKPPAIIVADGCTISDEVSKGCEDSGTPLLQTPLSSAFVIDTLRTFVSRQLAETGTLHGVFMDVLGMGVLITGDSGVGKSELGLELISRGHGLVADDVVDVSRIGSDTLEGRCPELLKDFLEVRGLGLINIRTVFGETSCRRKMRLKLIVHLQKPTPGVPDAARLPLDAQTETILGVPIRRVTIPVAAGRNLAVLLEAAVRATVLKLRGIDSMQEFVERQEAALRADSGQDPVN
- a CDS encoding PadR family transcriptional regulator; this encodes MALDHALLVSLLEKPSSGYELARRFDRSIGYFWHATHQQIYRVLSRMEAADWIAAEVEAGATAPDRKVFTVTAAGRAELSRWMAEPVEPEGTRDALMVKLRGAAFGDPHALITELEHHRAAHANRLTAYRVIEARDFSGALDPQRALQYMVLKSGLRFELGWLEWCEEALDLLRSIKQVKRRKTK